From Girardinichthys multiradiatus isolate DD_20200921_A chromosome 3, DD_fGirMul_XY1, whole genome shotgun sequence, the proteins below share one genomic window:
- the hormad1 gene encoding HORMA domain-containing protein 1 — MACAQQVKPSQAAQLLPNEVVSEQQSLLVVKKLLAIAVSGITYLRGIFPERAYGSKYVEDQKVMILKGDCDCPEISQILLWMQGCFDAIQKKYLRAVIMSICTDPSKPQKVTEYYQFKIQYTAEGTHMDFESNNNQKSSTLSLGNTKKESILLVRKLYTLMQNLGPLPENICLNMKLTYYDDVTPQDYQPPGFREAEGNTIEFEQEPIKLTMGKVTTPYHHMKFDMATEKRRLEQVEESVSVKERWILSIEEQVDLTQSPEPRQVEEPENGSTDVDNTEIQTGIHEKNESTEEIPAVMMKKTSDMEMCVKRTRSGQIIKSISETNPSVKCKQPTAAKEKTVSQYDILSSQESSSGSVAMKKRKFSEPKDHY; from the exons GCTGCTCAGCTGCTGCCTAATGAGGTGGTCTCTGAGCAACAGTCGCTTCTTGTTGTGAAGAAGCTTCTGGCCATCGCTGTGTCTGGTATCACTTACCTCAGGGGCATATTCCCAGAGAGAGCCTATGGGAGCAAGTATGTGGAAG ATCAGAAAGTGATGATCCTGAAAGGGGACTGTGACTGTCCAGAAATTTCTCAGATACTTCTGTG GATGCAGGGTTGCTTTGACGCCATCCAGAAGAAATAT CTGCGGGCTGTCATAATGTCT ATCTGCACTGACCCAAGCAAGCCCCAG AAAGTGACTGAGTATTACCAGTTTAAGATCCAATACACTGCAGAAGGAACACACATGGACTTTGAAAG CAATAACAACCAGAAGTCGTCAACATTGTCTTTGGGAAACACCAAGAAAGAGAGCATTTTGCTGGTAAGGAAACTTTACACCCTGATGCAGAATCTGGGTCCTCTGCCAGAAAACATCTGCCTCAACATGAAGCTGACCTACTATGATGATG TCACTCCTCAGGACTACCAGCCTCCAGGCTTTAGGGAGGCTGAAGGAAACACAATAGAGTTTGAGCAGGAACCAATCAAACTGACCATGGGCAAAGTGACCACCCCCTACCACCACATGAAGTTTGACATGGCCACAGAGAAACGTAGACTGGAGCAG GTGGAGGAGAGTGTTTCTGTGAAGGAAAGGTGGATTCTGAGTATTGAAGAGCAAGTAGACCTAACACAG AGTCCTGAGCCCAGACAAGTGGAGGAGCCTGAGAACGGCTCTACAGACGTCGATAACACCG AAATCCAGACGGGCATTCATGAGAAGAATGAGAGTACTGAGGAAATCCCAGCG GTTATGATGAAGAAAACCTCAGACATGGAGATGTGTGTGAAGAGAACCAGGAGTGGGCAGATAATCAAGTCCATATCG GAGACAAACCCGTCTGTGAAATGTAAGCAGCCAACAGCAGCAAAGGAAAAGACG GTTTCTCAGTATGACATCCTCAGCAGCCAGGAATCCTCATCTGGCTCCGTCGCCATGAAGAAGCGCAAGTTCAGCGAGCCTAAAGATCACTATTGA